Proteins encoded in a region of the Armatimonadota bacterium genome:
- a CDS encoding tetratricopeptide repeat protein, whose product MQIGEPDPVWRVELFGGLTAVAVGKRITRFRTRKTASLFAYLSFHHDRPHSREVLTDMFWPEANLDAGRQSLRMALSALREALETEDGAGTVVVSDRSTVQITGVRTDVDEFEDAVSGPNDLTRLARALRSVKGPLLQGFDDHWIVAQWLRLEEAYAQAAVRLMDTALDQGAVKDAILIGKEATALLGPREDVHLSLIKLYVADGSPGQAIAQFEDLERTLDEQWGETPSDKAYQVLEAVPKGAKPPGRVPRPSVPARTSSFVGRESETDDALDRLLDQGVRLLTLIGPGGSGKTALAREVATRAVESFAGRVWLVELADLAQADRICGAVLETVAGPTDKKAGPDDVGDVLGDGPGLLVLDNLEQLLPDGALQVKSLLERVPGLTVLATSRMTLGLDGEHVFRVPPLPVPSVQAKPSEIARSPSVALFVDRAAAVTPEFRLGPDNAFAVAEICRRLDGLPLAVEIAAAKTVTGSPAQILSKLGGSVDFLVSRKRDVPDRHQSLRAALDWSIGLLDEGLKATFSELSVFRGGLTLAAGESVTRSRNFEDDLARLVEASLVQAEPSGAEPRFRLLEPVREYAAEGLEPLHRAEIRRRHFEAFLKLAQGQGLGNLDPGSKAWLDALHRDHENLCAAFESVWDGVIDCRQAIELVAASRDMFRPRGHTAVWRVYVAELWDTLGPEQGTWVKAAIRLEQARLSSNALDGATVRAMYEEGLVLAQETGDPAQLATAHAGFAGALKFSGEYERSIGHYEEAAASFEALEDHRGLANTIRQMAMSYASMGDHEMTYETLKRALPHARISGEADALAWTLTDLGVEHAIHGHLEESKECFREAHETCRQTNNVHMQSIVYWQQAESELRTRRPAESVATHRLSVVCALEANFKDGLKWILLSFGCALAENGQDALALKTLARTAKWREVERRMLSGDEHEIYGPARAALEDRLGTSFESQWRAAESCDLDALIDELVAL is encoded by the coding sequence ATGCAAATCGGAGAGCCTGACCCTGTCTGGAGGGTGGAACTGTTCGGCGGACTTACGGCCGTCGCGGTCGGGAAACGGATCACACGGTTCCGCACCCGGAAGACCGCTTCCCTTTTCGCCTACCTCAGCTTCCACCACGACAGGCCGCACTCCAGGGAAGTCCTGACCGACATGTTCTGGCCAGAGGCCAACCTCGATGCCGGTCGGCAAAGCCTGCGCATGGCCCTGTCCGCGCTCCGGGAAGCGCTTGAAACCGAAGACGGGGCCGGGACCGTCGTCGTCAGCGACCGTTCCACCGTCCAGATCACCGGAGTCCGGACCGACGTCGACGAGTTCGAAGACGCCGTCAGCGGTCCGAACGACCTCACCCGGTTGGCAAGGGCGCTCCGCTCGGTGAAAGGGCCGCTGTTGCAGGGGTTCGACGACCATTGGATCGTGGCCCAGTGGCTGAGGCTCGAAGAAGCCTACGCGCAAGCCGCCGTGCGGCTGATGGACACAGCGTTGGACCAGGGTGCAGTGAAGGACGCGATCCTGATCGGGAAGGAGGCGACCGCGCTTCTCGGCCCGCGCGAAGACGTCCACTTGTCCTTGATCAAGCTTTACGTCGCGGACGGCAGCCCGGGTCAAGCGATCGCACAGTTCGAGGATCTCGAAAGGACGCTCGACGAACAATGGGGCGAGACGCCCTCGGACAAGGCGTACCAAGTCTTGGAAGCCGTGCCGAAAGGGGCGAAGCCCCCGGGCCGGGTTCCAAGACCCTCCGTCCCTGCTCGCACGAGCTCGTTCGTCGGACGAGAGTCGGAGACGGACGACGCGCTCGACCGTCTGCTGGACCAGGGCGTCCGCCTTCTCACGTTGATCGGACCGGGCGGCAGCGGAAAGACGGCCCTCGCCCGTGAGGTCGCGACGAGGGCCGTCGAGAGCTTCGCGGGAAGAGTGTGGCTCGTCGAACTGGCCGACCTGGCTCAGGCCGACCGGATCTGCGGTGCCGTCCTCGAAACCGTGGCCGGACCGACGGACAAAAAGGCCGGGCCCGACGACGTCGGTGACGTCCTGGGCGACGGCCCGGGCCTGCTCGTCCTGGACAACCTGGAACAGCTCCTTCCCGATGGAGCGTTGCAGGTCAAATCGCTCCTGGAACGGGTTCCTGGCCTGACGGTGCTGGCGACCTCGCGTATGACCCTCGGCCTCGACGGTGAGCACGTGTTCCGGGTCCCGCCCTTGCCTGTTCCGTCCGTTCAGGCCAAGCCCTCCGAGATCGCTCGGTCTCCGAGCGTCGCATTGTTCGTCGACCGTGCCGCCGCCGTGACGCCGGAGTTCCGGCTCGGGCCGGACAACGCTTTTGCCGTGGCCGAAATCTGCCGAAGGCTCGACGGGCTGCCGTTGGCCGTCGAAATCGCAGCGGCGAAGACCGTCACGGGTTCTCCCGCCCAGATCCTCTCTAAACTAGGAGGGTCGGTCGATTTCCTGGTCAGTCGGAAGCGTGACGTGCCGGACCGTCATCAAAGCTTACGGGCGGCGCTGGACTGGAGCATCGGGCTCCTCGACGAGGGTCTCAAGGCCACGTTCTCTGAACTTTCGGTGTTCCGTGGCGGCCTGACCCTCGCGGCCGGCGAATCGGTGACCCGGTCTCGAAACTTCGAGGACGACCTCGCCCGCCTCGTCGAGGCGTCGTTGGTCCAGGCCGAGCCGTCTGGCGCCGAGCCGAGGTTCAGGCTTCTCGAGCCGGTCCGGGAATACGCGGCCGAGGGACTGGAACCGCTCCATCGGGCTGAAATCCGGCGGAGGCACTTCGAGGCGTTTCTGAAACTGGCGCAGGGCCAAGGTCTGGGAAACCTTGATCCTGGATCGAAGGCTTGGCTCGACGCGCTCCACCGCGACCACGAAAACCTGTGCGCCGCCTTTGAATCGGTGTGGGACGGCGTGATCGACTGCCGGCAAGCGATCGAACTCGTCGCCGCGTCGCGGGACATGTTCCGGCCAAGGGGTCACACCGCGGTGTGGCGCGTTTACGTGGCCGAACTGTGGGACACGCTCGGACCAGAACAGGGCACGTGGGTCAAAGCCGCGATCAGACTGGAACAAGCCAGGCTGAGTTCGAACGCCCTCGATGGTGCCACTGTTCGTGCGATGTATGAAGAGGGCCTCGTTCTGGCCCAAGAGACGGGTGATCCTGCACAACTGGCCACCGCCCACGCCGGGTTCGCGGGGGCGCTGAAGTTCTCGGGCGAATACGAACGTTCGATCGGGCACTATGAGGAAGCCGCCGCCAGTTTCGAAGCGCTCGAAGACCATCGCGGACTCGCGAATACGATCCGACAGATGGCCATGAGTTACGCCAGCATGGGCGACCATGAGATGACGTACGAGACTTTGAAGCGGGCCTTGCCCCATGCGCGCATCAGTGGCGAAGCCGACGCCTTAGCGTGGACTTTGACGGACCTGGGGGTCGAACACGCCATTCACGGACATCTGGAGGAATCCAAAGAATGCTTCCGGGAGGCCCACGAGACGTGCCGGCAGACGAACAACGTCCACATGCAGTCGATCGTGTACTGGCAGCAAGCCGAATCCGAGTTGCGGACACGGCGCCCGGCCGAATCGGTGGCGACCCATCGGCTCAGCGTCGTGTGTGCCCTGGAAGCGAACTTCAAGGACGGACTGAAGTGGATCCTGCTTTCTTTCGGATGCGCGCTCGCGGAAAACGGCCAAGACGCGCTGGCCCTCAAGACACTGGCCCGGACGGCCAAATGGCGGGAAGTCGAACGGCGGATGCTCAGTGGCGACGAGCACGAAATCTACGGTCCGGCCCGGGCCGCGCTTGAGGACCGTCTAGGCACCTCGTTCGAGTCGCAATGGCGGGCGGCTGAGTCGTGCGACCTGGACGCCTTGATCGACGAGCTCGTCGCCCTTTAG